A DNA window from Acidimicrobiales bacterium contains the following coding sequences:
- a CDS encoding pyridoxamine 5'-phosphate oxidase family protein: protein MSMPVTAGEVAARLEEYGTSAFLVTVGDDGSPKVVHLALVWEGNSGGGSFRCTPGGGTLRNLAESGPVTLVFPPAEPGGYSMLIDGTGRVAGASDESAGTDDLVLIDFGGGVLHRPAPDAPDDQAHC, encoded by the coding sequence ATGAGCATGCCCGTGACCGCAGGTGAGGTCGCCGCCCGACTGGAGGAGTACGGCACGAGCGCCTTCCTGGTGACGGTGGGCGACGATGGATCCCCGAAGGTGGTCCACCTGGCACTCGTATGGGAGGGCAACTCGGGTGGCGGGTCGTTCCGGTGTACGCCTGGTGGTGGCACGCTGCGCAACCTGGCCGAGTCGGGCCCCGTCACCCTGGTCTTTCCGCCAGCGGAGCCGGGCGGGTACAGCATGCTGATCGACGGCACTGGACGCGTTGCCGGGGCCTCGGATGAATCGGCGGGCACCGACGACCTGGTCCTGATCGACTTCGGGGGCGGGGTGCTGCACAGGCCGGCGCCCGATGCACCCGACGATCAGGCCCACTGCTGA
- a CDS encoding helix-turn-helix transcriptional regulator, translating to MHQFRIGEAARLLGVSPDTVRRWADAGRLTTCRTTGGHRTIAGPDLARLSQDLAAEAATKQADGPALSARNRFTGLVTRVVRDGVMAQVEIQAGPHRVVSLLSAEAVDELSLEPGVLAVAVVKATNVVVERPR from the coding sequence ATGCACCAGTTTCGTATCGGCGAAGCCGCGAGACTCCTGGGGGTCAGCCCGGACACGGTCAGACGCTGGGCGGATGCCGGGCGCCTGACCACCTGCCGGACCACCGGTGGCCACCGCACGATCGCCGGACCGGATCTGGCCCGGCTCTCCCAGGACCTGGCCGCCGAGGCTGCCACCAAGCAGGCTGACGGCCCGGCGCTGTCGGCACGCAACCGCTTCACCGGGCTGGTCACCCGGGTAGTGCGCGACGGGGTGATGGCACAGGTGGAGATCCAGGCCGGCCCCCACCGGGTGGTCTCCCTGCTGTCCGCCGAAGCGGTCGACGAGTTGAGCCTGGAACCCGGGGTACTGGCGGTGGCCGTCGTCAAGGCCACCAACGTCGTCGTCGAACGCCCCCGCTGA
- a CDS encoding substrate-binding domain-containing protein: protein MNRPSHPARRPPSALTGLMLLVAVALLAGSCSSGDDDERLTVFVASSLADVLGDLGDAWKSFGGSELLEVVGGSNHLAAQLRDGAPADVFLTADAALLDGLSPDRAPIAVLNRLATNHLVVAVPAGDPAGIRSPADLQRTDAILVACASGVPCGDATIARYGDLPIDSYEPSVRAVVARLTLGEADMGIVYATDVAAEPRITAAWNEPPACPCITYAAAAMTDRGSEFLEFLETTTAQGVLAAHGFAPEPAPSGSQ, encoded by the coding sequence GTGAACCGCCCGTCCCATCCCGCTCGGAGGCCGCCCAGTGCCCTGACCGGCCTGATGCTGCTGGTTGCGGTGGCGCTGCTGGCCGGGAGCTGCTCGTCGGGCGATGACGACGAACGGCTCACCGTGTTCGTCGCCTCCTCGCTGGCCGACGTCCTCGGCGACCTGGGCGATGCGTGGAAGTCCTTCGGGGGATCGGAGCTACTAGAGGTGGTTGGCGGCTCCAACCACCTGGCCGCCCAGTTGCGCGACGGCGCCCCGGCCGACGTCTTCCTCACCGCCGACGCCGCACTCCTCGACGGGCTGTCTCCAGATCGGGCTCCGATCGCCGTCCTGAACCGTTTGGCCACCAACCACCTGGTGGTGGCCGTACCCGCCGGCGACCCGGCCGGGATCCGCTCACCGGCCGACCTGCAGAGAACCGACGCCATCCTTGTGGCCTGCGCTTCGGGAGTGCCGTGCGGTGACGCCACCATCGCGCGCTACGGCGACCTTCCCATCGACTCGTACGAGCCCAGCGTCCGGGCGGTGGTGGCCCGCCTGACACTGGGCGAGGCCGACATGGGCATCGTCTACGCCACCGACGTGGCAGCCGAGCCCCGGATCACGGCCGCCTGGAACGAACCGCCTGCATGTCCGTGCATCACCTACGCCGCGGCGGCCATGACCGACCGTGGCTCGGAGTTCCTGGAGTTCCTGGAAACGACCACGGCCCAGGGGGTGCTGGCCGCACACGGCTTCGCCCCGGAGCCCGCCCCTTCCGGATCACAATGA